The segment TCAGGAAGTCGCGCGGATTGGCGAGCCCGTTGCTGCCGATCGGACCGAGGTCGGGCAGCCGGAACGGCGCGCCGTAGTTCTCGCAGACGTAGCCGCGCACCGCGCCGTCGGGGAGTTCCACCGCGAAACGCACGCCACGCGGCACGACGACGATTTCGCGCGGCGCGGCCTCGAGGCGGCCCAGCTCGGTCGCGACGACGAGCCGCCCCTGCTGCGGCACGATGAGGAGTTCGCCGTCCGCGTCGTAGAAGTAGCGGCCCTCCATCGAGCGATTCGCCGCGTATTCGTGGATCGCGCATCCGCTCATCGCCGCGGGACTGCCGTTGCCCGCCATCGTCACGAGGCCCGCGACGAAATCGGTCGGCGCCGAGGGGAGCGGCAGCGGATGCCAGCGAAGCTGGTCGGGAGGCGCGGGCACCGAATCGAACGCGCTCTCGATGCGCCCGGCGTCGATCGGCCGGAACGCACCATGCATCGCGGCGGGTCGGATCCGGTAGAGCCAGGAGCGCAGGTTCGCGCCGCGCGGCGCGGTGAACGCGCTGCCCGACAGTTGCTCGGCGTACAGACCGTAGGCCACGCGCTGCGGGGAATTCTGGCCGACCGGCAGCGCGCCGGGCAGCGCCTCGGTCGCCAACTCGTTGCGAAATCCGCTCTGGTAGGCGAGCGGCGTCGCCCCGCTGCGCGGTGCGGCGGGTGGCGCGTTCTTCGGCGTCGTAGCGTCCATCGATGGCTCCGGTGCGCGGTCAGGCGCGCGCGACGACATCCTCGCGCGCGGCCTCGATCGCCTGCGCGAGCACGTCGGCATCGCCGATGTGGTTCGCGAGCAGGAGCACGAGCTTGGCGTTGACGAGCGCGCTTTGCCCGTCGTCGAGCCCGCGATGCGCGGCGATCAGGCGTTCGTAGAAGCCATCCGGATCGGCGATCCGCGGTTCGGTGTCGAGTGCGGCCATGGGCTCTCCGGTGTCACGCATTCGCGGTCGCGCGCGTAAGCGCCGCGCGCACCGCGTCCACGTCGAAGCTGCGCCAGCGCGCGCACACATGCTGGTCCGGGCGCAGCAGATAGCAGGTCCCGGGCAACGCGGCATAGCGCGTGGCCACGAGGCCTTCCACGTCCCGGATCGCGACGGCGCCTTGCACCGCGGGGACATCGACCTGCACGACGTTCACCGGCACCGCGCCACGCGCGAGCTCGCCGACCGCGTCGGAAGGCAGCGGCCCGAACGCGAGCAGCGTGAATCCGCGCTCGAGGTGACGGAGCAGCCATTCGCCCGCCGGACCGTGCACCGGGGCGTCCGCGGCCGGGGCGCCGGGCACCATCGCGCCCGGCCCGGACGGGAAGTCGCCGTCGCGGTCGGGGGTGTTGAGCGGAGAGCCGGCGAGCACCGCCGGCGTCGAGAGCCGGCCGCTGTTCACGAGCCTGCGTGCGAACGGGTGGCGCTTCGCGAGCTCCAGCACCGCATCGCGGAAGGTGCGCGAGATCGCGCTCTTCGGCGTGATGAAGTCGGTCGAACGGGTCGACGCGGCCAGATTCTCGTCCGCGGCGCGCGTGCGCTCGAGGTCGTAGCTGTCGAGGAGCGCACCGGGCGCCTTGCCGTCGATCACGAGCGCGAGCTTCCAGGCGAGGTTGTCCGCATCCTGGAAGCCGCTGTTCGCGCCGCGGGCGCCGAACGGCGAGACGACGTGCGCGGCGTCGCCGGCGAACAGCACGCGCCCGTGGCGAAACCGCTGCATGCGCCGGCACTGGAAGGTGTAGACGCTCGCCCACTCGATGTCGAAGCGCGTGTCGGGACCGAGCATCGCGCGAAGCCGCGGCAGAATGCGTTCCGGTTGCTTCTCGACTTCCGGGTCGGCGTCCCAGCCCAACTGGAAGTCGACGCGCCACACGTCGTCCGCCTGCCGGTGCAGCAACACCGACTGCCCGGGATGGAACGGCGGATCGAACCAGAACCAGCGCTCGGGCGGGAACGCCGACTGCATGTGGATGTCGGCGATCAGGAAGCGGTCGCGGAACATCTGCCCTTCGATCTCGAGTCCCAGCAGGTGGCGG is part of the Burkholderiales bacterium genome and harbors:
- a CDS encoding homogentisate 1,2-dioxygenase, with translation MDATTPKNAPPAAPRSGATPLAYQSGFRNELATEALPGALPVGQNSPQRVAYGLYAEQLSGSAFTAPRGANLRSWLYRIRPAAMHGAFRPIDAGRIESAFDSVPAPPDQLRWHPLPLPSAPTDFVAGLVTMAGNGSPAAMSGCAIHEYAANRSMEGRYFYDADGELLIVPQQGRLVVATELGRLEAAPREIVVVPRGVRFAVELPDGAVRGYVCENYGAPFRLPDLGPIGSNGLANPRDFLTPHAWYEDREGDFELVAKFQGHLWSARIDHSPLDVVAWHGNCAPYKYDLGRFNTIGSISYDHPDPSIFLVLQSQSDTPGVDAIDFVIFPPRILAMEHTFRPPWFHRNVASEFMGLIEGVYDAKAEGFVPGGASLHNCMTGHGPDAETFEKASAADTSKPNYIRDTMAFMFETRQVIRPTRQALESPQRQRDYARVWQGLRKHFDPAKR
- a CDS encoding DUF2783 domain-containing protein; its protein translation is MAALDTEPRIADPDGFYERLIAAHRGLDDGQSALVNAKLVLLLANHIGDADVLAQAIEAAREDVVARA
- a CDS encoding FAD-dependent oxidoreductase; the protein is MKTYTQPRYFYERSPDIDAAPSQKPVIVVGAGPVGLALAIDLGGRGVPVVVLDEDDTVSVGSRAICYAKRSLEILDRLGCAEAICTKGVGWNVGKVFHRDDLVYQFELVHERGHHRPGMVNLQQYHLEETLVRRAVETPGVEIRWKHEVTGVRPGRDRVDVTVETPEGGYTMPCSWLVACDGARSPVRHLLGLEIEGQMFRDRFLIADIHMQSAFPPERWFWFDPPFHPGQSVLLHRQADDVWRVDFQLGWDADPEVEKQPERILPRLRAMLGPDTRFDIEWASVYTFQCRRMQRFRHGRVLFAGDAAHVVSPFGARGANSGFQDADNLAWKLALVIDGKAPGALLDSYDLERTRAADENLAASTRSTDFITPKSAISRTFRDAVLELAKRHPFARRLVNSGRLSTPAVLAGSPLNTPDRDGDFPSGPGAMVPGAPAADAPVHGPAGEWLLRHLERGFTLLAFGPLPSDAVGELARGAVPVNVVQVDVPAVQGAVAIRDVEGLVATRYAALPGTCYLLRPDQHVCARWRSFDVDAVRAALTRATANA